A single genomic interval of Asinibacterium sp. OR53 harbors:
- a CDS encoding SET domain-containing protein-lysine N-methyltransferase translates to MIPLPLVTPDDKRPANAGFAQVMLNNLTGQRSLHATRFFDAGDIICTFGAGSVQTEASYLTVQTGINRHITLQPEFLQYINHSCDPNVFFNTTSFELEALKPIQPGDELMFFYPSTEWNMAQPFECYCGSAQCLQQIRGAAHLTDDELRPYKLTNFIRQQLQKRKH, encoded by the coding sequence ATGATACCTCTACCACTTGTCACACCTGATGATAAGCGGCCGGCAAATGCCGGTTTTGCACAGGTGATGCTCAACAACCTTACAGGGCAAAGATCGTTACACGCTACCCGGTTTTTTGATGCAGGAGATATCATTTGTACGTTTGGTGCGGGCTCTGTACAAACAGAAGCCAGTTACCTCACCGTGCAAACCGGTATTAACCGGCACATTACATTGCAGCCCGAGTTCCTGCAATACATCAACCATAGCTGCGACCCGAATGTTTTTTTCAATACTACCAGCTTTGAGCTGGAGGCATTGAAACCCATTCAACCCGGCGATGAGTTGATGTTTTTTTATCCTTCTACCGAATGGAACATGGCCCAGCCCTTCGAGTGTTACTGTGGTTCAGCGCAATGCCTGCAACAGATCCGGGGTGCAGCTCATTTAACGGATGATGAACTGCGTCCGTATAAGCTCACCAATTTTATCAGGCAGCAACTGCAAAAAAGAAAGCACTAA
- a CDS encoding SET domain-containing protein-lysine N-methyltransferase, whose protein sequence is MNQNQLRVKKVCVLQPDYSTTSVDYQYYDPPRDLSHLLPGVEVDHVLLNKLTTYKQLKALSHKGYDIFINLCEGYLEWEVPSIDVIHTLEMLDLPFTGPSSALYDPPKEQMKYVAYCESIKTPEYVLIESEAEVEKAVEKLQFPLFVKPAKAGDSLGIDQHSLVHNKAELLQKVKDTLGEYEQLLVEEYIDGREFTVLVAANTDGISSTTFKPVEFIFPEGYRFKTYQLKTSELHPEANIPCNDPDIEQRLRHAAQRIFKTFNGVGYARLDFRMNEKRELYFLEINFTCSVFYQNGYEGSADYILRHDGIGQAGFLPHIIAEGFSRHLRLQKNYKVSGSAIAGFGIYAVRDIAANELIFTGEGRAQRIVTRRYVMQHWSGVDKEIFRRYAYPLSNEVFLLWDDDPAAWAPQNHSCQPNTAYDGLNVVAVRPINKGEELTLDYASFLDEQMEPFDCSCGADNCRKRITGTPGNSVNEREKNKSA, encoded by the coding sequence GTGAACCAGAACCAACTACGGGTGAAAAAAGTATGCGTGCTGCAGCCCGACTACTCCACCACATCGGTCGATTACCAGTATTACGATCCGCCGCGCGATCTTTCACACCTGCTTCCGGGTGTAGAAGTAGATCATGTGTTACTGAACAAGCTCACTACTTACAAACAGTTAAAAGCTTTATCGCACAAAGGCTATGATATTTTCATCAACCTCTGCGAAGGATACCTGGAATGGGAAGTGCCTTCGATAGATGTGATCCATACATTGGAAATGCTCGACCTGCCATTCACCGGCCCGAGCAGCGCTTTATACGATCCGCCCAAAGAGCAAATGAAATATGTGGCTTATTGCGAAAGCATCAAAACACCCGAATATGTGCTGATCGAATCGGAAGCCGAAGTGGAGAAAGCTGTTGAGAAACTGCAATTCCCGCTTTTTGTAAAGCCTGCCAAAGCAGGCGACAGCCTGGGCATCGATCAGCATTCATTGGTGCATAACAAAGCAGAACTGTTGCAAAAAGTAAAAGATACCCTGGGCGAATACGAACAACTCCTCGTAGAAGAATACATAGACGGGCGCGAATTCACTGTGCTGGTAGCCGCCAACACAGATGGCATCAGCAGCACTACTTTTAAACCCGTAGAGTTCATCTTCCCCGAAGGGTACCGTTTCAAGACCTACCAGCTCAAAACTTCCGAACTACACCCCGAAGCCAATATACCCTGTAACGACCCCGATATTGAACAACGTTTACGCCATGCCGCCCAGCGTATTTTCAAAACATTCAACGGGGTGGGATATGCCCGGCTCGATTTCAGGATGAATGAGAAAAGAGAATTGTATTTCCTGGAGATCAATTTTACCTGCTCTGTTTTTTACCAGAACGGTTATGAAGGATCGGCCGATTATATCCTCCGGCACGACGGCATCGGGCAGGCGGGTTTCCTGCCGCACATCATCGCCGAAGGTTTTTCCAGGCACTTACGCTTGCAGAAAAACTACAAGGTAAGCGGCAGTGCGATTGCCGGTTTCGGCATTTATGCCGTACGTGACATAGCTGCTAATGAGTTGATTTTCACCGGGGAAGGGCGTGCTCAGCGCATTGTTACCCGCCGTTATGTCATGCAGCATTGGTCTGGTGTTGATAAAGAAATTTTTCGCCGCTATGCCTACCCGCTCAGTAATGAAGTATTTTTGCTGTGGGATGATGATCCGGCTGCATGGGCTCCGCAAAACCATAGCTGCCAACCGAACACCGCGTATGATGGTCTTAATGTAGTGGCAGTTCGCCCTATAAACAAAGGCGAAGAGCTGACCCTCGACTATGCGTCCTTCCTGGACGAACAAATGGAGCCCTTCGATTGTAGCTGTGGCGCCGACAACTGTCGTAAACGGATAACCGGTACCCCGGGAAACTCTGTTAACGAAAGGGAAAAAAACAAAAGCGCTTAA
- a CDS encoding ABC transporter six-transmembrane domain-containing protein, whose translation MSRFEILRKLIMKHRNQLVLTYVLFSLEMLGTLLRPFFLGEAVDDMMRGSYHGLIVLSSVHFAWLIIGTLRHRYDTRTYSAIYTSLVTKFLSRRIERSHVSKLSAHSTLAREFVDFLEFDLVYVIEAVYNILGSMVLLFFYQSSVVLLCLAILVPVMAMSYFYGRKMKRFNRLKNDELEQQVDIISSGDKKAIHKHFNNLRFWQIRISDQEAWNFGIMELMVMIVIGLSLFITNKVAGTTLLAGNIIGIYNYVLKFVSGLDTIPYTVQRLSALNDITRRIELQSDDFPAEAENPMPGSVRLIKKREYEKTS comes from the coding sequence ATGTCAAGGTTTGAAATATTAAGAAAGCTTATCATGAAGCACCGGAATCAACTGGTGCTTACCTATGTATTATTCTCGCTGGAAATGCTCGGTACTTTGCTTCGTCCTTTTTTCCTGGGTGAAGCAGTGGATGATATGATGCGTGGAAGTTACCACGGGCTGATTGTACTGTCATCCGTTCATTTCGCCTGGCTCATCATTGGTACCCTTCGGCATCGTTACGATACACGCACTTACTCTGCTATCTATACCTCATTGGTAACCAAATTCCTTTCGCGCCGGATAGAACGCTCGCATGTATCGAAGCTCAGCGCCCATTCCACCCTGGCAAGGGAATTCGTTGATTTCCTGGAATTCGACCTCGTTTATGTTATTGAAGCGGTTTACAATATCCTGGGTTCTATGGTCCTGCTGTTTTTCTACCAATCATCTGTGGTACTGCTCTGCCTCGCCATCCTGGTACCGGTAATGGCCATGAGTTATTTCTATGGCAGGAAGATGAAAAGATTCAATCGACTGAAAAACGACGAATTGGAGCAACAGGTAGACATCATTTCATCGGGCGATAAAAAGGCCATCCATAAACATTTCAATAATTTACGCTTCTGGCAAATACGTATCAGCGACCAGGAAGCCTGGAACTTTGGTATCATGGAGCTGATGGTGATGATCGTGATCGGCCTGTCGCTCTTCATCACCAATAAAGTAGCCGGCACCACTTTACTGGCCGGTAATATCATTGGTATTTACAACTATGTGTTGAAATTCGTATCAGGGCTCGATACCATTCCTTATACCGTTCAACGCTTGTCTGCATTGAATGATATCACCCGCAGAATCGAGCTGCAGTCGGACGATTTTCCCGCAGAAGCGGAAAATCCCATGCCCGGTTCTGTGCGGCTAATTAAAAAAAGGGAATACGAAAAAACTTCTTAA
- a CDS encoding heavy-metal-associated domain-containing protein: protein METLQFKTNIKCSGCVSKATPFLNNTAGANNWSVDVQSNDKVLTVVKEGIASSDAIIQSLAEAGFQAHLIGQE from the coding sequence ATGGAAACTTTACAGTTCAAAACAAACATCAAATGTTCCGGTTGTGTTTCAAAAGCAACCCCTTTTCTTAACAATACCGCAGGAGCCAACAACTGGTCGGTAGACGTTCAAAGCAACGATAAAGTGTTAACGGTAGTAAAAGAGGGCATAGCATCTTCCGACGCGATCATTCAATCGCTGGCAGAGGCAGGCTTCCAGGCTCATCTGATTGGCCAGGAATAG